From the genome of Triticum aestivum cultivar Chinese Spring chromosome 3B, IWGSC CS RefSeq v2.1, whole genome shotgun sequence, one region includes:
- the LOC123071465 gene encoding nuclear pore complex protein NUP62: MATSFAFGNSGGAGSTSSSPFSFSTAPSAFSSSPAPAFGSSPAPAFGSSPFSATTASSAPAFGSSLFGSTPASASAPATATASSPSAFGFGATGFGFSQPAATASASPLFGAPATSAAATTPSIFGAATTTPSPFGASATSSAATTPSLFGAVSSPAATPGLFGATTAAASTPSIFGAVSSAPSTPGLFSGAATGFGFGSSASGSAAASTPSFGFGAPAASSTATTSASAPALFGAATGGSSLFGSTSTAPLFGAAASSPATTATTAPSLGFSLAPATTVSAPSFGFTPASGSTTTASTASSLFSGASSASAFSFSNSASAAPTTPASAPASGFSLATSQAASAPSLFSNTGAAASSSATSLSSPFGASFATPTPTFGSASATSASTVPSAAAAPAPATSGSSLFSASGFSFTVPQASSAAAVTTTATTITTSAATTPSTTTTAFPSFSLQASTPAPGSTSAAQSTLLGGSTTAASTLATIATTSQATSSAIQASSTGASTSAITPAAPQAAKLPSEIVGKCVEEIIRDWNNGLQDRTAKFRKHATAISEWDRRILQNRNVLIRLEADVAKVVETQTSLERQLELIETHQKEVDKALQSMEEEAERIFQDERVLLREDEAASARDIMYEQAEVVENELQHMTEQVKSIIQTMNSTQGGELEATDTMAPFDVAVRILDNQLRSLMWIDEKANEFSNRIQRLPNNSTAAERDSGIPRFWLS, translated from the exons ATGGCGACCTCCTTCGCGTTCGGCAATTCCGGCGGGGCGGGATCCACCTCGtcctcccccttctccttctccaccgCCCCATCCGCCTTCTCCTCGTCCCCCGCCCCCGCGTTCGGCTCGTCCCCCGCCCCCGCATTCGGTTCGTCCCCCTTCTCCGCGACCACCGCTTCCTCTGCTCCGGCTTTTGGTTCATCCCTCTTCGGATCCACCCCCGCCTCCGCGTCCGCTCCGGCCACCGCCACCGCTTCCTCCCCGTCCGCTTTCGGCTTCGGGGCCACTGGTTTCGGGTTCTCTCAGCCCGCGGCCACCGCGTCCGCCTCACCCCTCTTCGGCGCACCCGCCACCTCCGCCGCGGCAACCACGCCTAGCATATTCGGGGCCGCCACGACCACCCCCAGCCCCTTCGGTGCATCGGCCACCTCGTCTGCGGCCACCACCCCGAGCCTCTTCGGGGCCGTCTCCTCCCCCGCGGCCACACCAGGTCTCTTCGGtgcgaccaccgccgccgccagcacccCCAGTATATTCGGCGCCGTCTCTTCCGCTCCGTCCACGCCTGGCCTTTTCTCTGGCGCCGCCACGGGATTCGGCTTTGGCTCATCGGCATCAGGCTCCGCCGCCGCTTCGACACCGTCATTCGGCTTCGGCGCGCCCGCCGCATCTAGCACCGCTACTACCTCGGCTTCGGCACCGGCTCTGTTTGGGGCCGCCACTGGTGGCTCGTCCTTGTTTGGATCTACCTCCacggcgccgttgttcggtgccgCGGCCTCGTCTCCTGCAACCACTGCCACGACCGCGCCATCCCTTGGCTTTTCATTAGCGCCAGCAACAACTGTCTCTGCTCCGTCGTTTGGTTTCACGCCGGCATCAGGAAGCACAACGACGGCCAGCACCGCCTCTTCCTTGTTCTCGGGTGCTTCTTCAGCCTCTGCCTTCTCGTTCTCCAACAGTGCATCCGCTGCTCCCACCACGCCTGCCTCTGCGCCCGCCAGTGGTTTCTCCTTGGCCACTTCGCAGGCTGCATCTGCTCCGTCATTGTTCTCTAATACTGGTGCAGCTGCAAGCTCGTCGGCGACCTCTCTTAGCTCCCCGTTCGGTGCATCTTTTGCTACTCCCACGCCAACGTTTGGTTCTGCTTCCGCAACGAGTGCATCCACTGTTCCATCAGCTGCGGCTGCCCCTGCCCCTGCAACCTCGGGGTCATCATTGTTCTCCGCTAGCGGTTTCAGCTTTACAGTCCCGCAGGCGTCATCAGCTGCAGCAGTTACAACCACTGCCACCACTATCACTACTTCTGCAGCCACGACTCCTTCTACCACAACAACTGCATTTCCTAGTTTTAGCTTGCAAGCTTCCACACCAGCTCCTGGCTCAACTTCGGCAGCTCAGTCTACACTGCTTG GCGGTTCTACTACAGCTGCAAGCACACTAGCCACCATCGCCACCACAAGTCAGGCGACTTCCTCAGCTATTCAAGCTAGCAGCACTGG AGCTAGTACGAGTGCCATCACTCCAGCAGCACCTCAAGCAGCTAAGCTTCCGTCAGAAATTGTTGGTAAATGTGTCGAGGAG ATTATTAGGGACTGGAACAATGGTCTTCAAGACCGCACTGCAAAGTTCCGGAAGCATGCAACTGCCATATCTGAATGGGACAGGAGAATTCTGCAAAACAGGAATGTTCTTATAAGGCTTGAG GCTGATGTGGCCAAAGTTGTTGAAACACAAACAAGCTTGGAGAGGCAACTTGAGTTGATAGAAACTCATCAGaaagag GTGGACAAGGCTCTGCAgagcatggaggaggaagccgagcgTATATTCCAGGATGAACGGGTCTTACTTCGTGAAGatgaggctgcctcggcaagggatataat GTACGAGCAAGCTGAAGTTGTGGAGAATGAGTTGCAGCATATGACAGAACAAGTGAAATCCATCATTCAGACCATGAATTCTACTCAG GGTGGTGAGCTTGAGGCTACGGATACCATGGCACCATTTGATGTTGCTGTCCGAATACTGGATAATCAACTGCGCTCTCTAATGTGGATTGATGAGAAG GCAAACGAGTTCTCAAACAGAAtacagagactgcccaacaatagTACTGCGGCTGAGCGCGACTCTGGAATCCCAAGGTTTTGGTTAAGCTGA